Proteins co-encoded in one Sus scrofa isolate TJ Tabasco breed Duroc chromosome 14, Sscrofa11.1, whole genome shotgun sequence genomic window:
- the ZNF239 gene encoding zinc finger protein 239 codes for MESEEYLSLKVPSQMATQNSVTFCKNEPQDPQESKSLFVTEESTERKMIEGKSPPIDHCSEKFQNKLESDVTEVVSPLFRGETFCQIGQLKESLDPSDCNHKDVCGWKSRLVSHSHERAHIEEKPCTHYDCGKMCSTSLSGHPGEKVHTAEKLYRCSQCGRDFSERSELVLHQRDHTEEKPFRCDHCGKGFTRSSSLLIHREVHADEKPYKCDKCGKGFTRSSSLLIHHSVHTGEKPYKCDKCGKGFTQSSKLHIHQRVHTGEKPYECGECGMSFSQRSNLHIHQRIHTGERPYKCGECGKGFSQSSNLHIHRCTHTGEKPYQCYECGKGFSQSSDLRIHLRVHTGEKPYHCGKCGKGFSQSSKLLIHQRVHTGEKPYECSKCGKGFSQSSNLHIHQRVHRKDPH; via the coding sequence atggaaagtgaagaatatttgtctttgaaaGTCCCAAGCCAAATGGCCACACAGAACTCAGTGACATTCTGTAAAAATGAGCCCCAGGACCCTCAGGAAAGCAAAAGTCTGTTTGTAACTGAAGAAAGCACTGAGAGGAAAATGATAGAGGGAAAAAGTCCTCCCATTGACCATTGTTcagaaaaatttcagaataaacttGAGTCTGATGTAACAGAAGTGGTCTCACCACTGTTCAGAGGTGAGACATTCTGCCAGATTGGCCAGTTGAAAGAATCTTTGGATCCCTCTGACTGTAACCACAAAGACGTTTGTGGTTGGAAATCACGGCTTGTCAGTCATAGTCATGAGAGAGCTCATATAGAGGAGAAGCCCTGTACCCATTATGACTGTGGGAAAATGTGTAGCACCAGCCTCAGTGGTCACCCAGGTGAGAAAGTTCACACTGCAGAGAAACTATACAGATGTAGTCAGTGCGGTAGGGACTTCAGTGAGCGCTCAGAGCTAGTCCTTCATCAGAGAGACCACACAGAGGAAAAGCCCTTCAGATGTGATCACTGTGGGAAGGGCTTCACGAGAAGCTCAAGTCTCCTCATCCACCGAGAAGTCCATGCAGATGAGAAGCCTTATAAGTGTGACAAGTGTGGGAAAGGCTTCACGAGGAGTTCAAGTCTGCTTATTCATCACTCAGTCCACACAGGTGAGAAGCCTTACAAATGTGACAAGTGCGGGAAGGGCTTTACTCAGAGCTCCAAACTGCACATCCACCAGCGTGTGCATACTGGTGAGAAGCCCTATGAGTGCGGGGAGTGTGGTATGAGCTTCAGTCAGCGCTCCAACCTGCATATCCACCAGCGCATCCACACAGGCGAGAGGCCCTACAAGTGTGGGGAGTGTGGGAAGGGCTTTAGTCAGAGTTCAAACCTTCACATCCACCGGTGCACACACACGGGGGAGAAGCCTTACCAGTGCTATGAGTGTGGGAAGGGCTTCAGCCAGAGCTCAGACCTCCGCATCCACCTCAGAGTccatactggagagaagccctaTCACTGTGGCAAGTGTGGGAAGGGATTTAGCCAGAGTTCCAAACTCCTCATCCACCAGAGAGTCCACACCGGAGAGAAGCCCTACGAGTGCAGCAAGTGTGGGAAGGGCTTCAGCCAGAGCTCCAACCTCCACATCCACCAGCGGGTCCACCGGAAAGATCCTCATTAA